The Afipia massiliensis genome has a segment encoding these proteins:
- a CDS encoding septation protein IspZ has translation MAGALRKLFADFFSTIVFLAVYAATGDILIATGVAIAGAVVQFIRSRIGQEKLDIMTWASLGLGGATLLTKDPRFVLLKPAIGHFAIGTIMLRKDWMLRYSPPMVRETVPHIATIAGYIWAAFIFALGLGVIAVAMIAVGAKIVAFGITWIILRVAIARKLRAAAATAT, from the coding sequence ATGGCCGGAGCCCTTCGCAAGCTTTTCGCGGACTTCTTTTCGACCATCGTCTTTCTCGCGGTCTATGCCGCGACCGGCGACATCCTGATCGCGACCGGCGTCGCCATCGCGGGTGCTGTCGTCCAGTTCATCCGCTCGCGGATCGGGCAAGAGAAGCTGGACATCATGACGTGGGCGAGCCTCGGGCTCGGCGGCGCGACGCTGCTGACCAAGGACCCCCGTTTCGTTCTGCTCAAGCCCGCGATTGGCCATTTCGCTATCGGCACGATCATGCTGCGCAAGGACTGGATGCTGCGTTACTCGCCGCCGATGGTACGCGAAACCGTTCCCCACATCGCCACCATTGCCGGCTATATCTGGGCCGCATTCATATTCGCGCTGGGGCTGGGCGTGATCGCCGTCGCCATGATCGCCGTCGGCGCCAAGATCGTCGCATTCGGCATCACCTGGATCATCCTGCGCGTCGCCATCGCACGGAAGCTGCGCGCCGCGGCGGCAACGGCTACCTGA
- a CDS encoding SET domain-containing protein, with product MPEISSSKPYRIGRSKTGLGLFATQKIKKGSKIIRYFGPMLDSKNKKHDDIDNKYLFEINNRWTIDGSVRKNIARYINHACRPNAESDVSSRKRKVVIRAIKTIEPGEEINYDYGTDYFKIFLKPIGCKCDHCEKKRAKKRAEARAEKLRLKLKAEKKAAKKADKQAAKDARKKKAVAKVTTSQAAKRNTLGGVKANAHARGTGKPTKTKAARTKPLGRVQPKSPARAKRA from the coding sequence ATGCCCGAAATCTCGTCCAGCAAGCCCTATCGCATCGGCCGGTCCAAGACCGGGCTCGGTCTCTTCGCCACCCAGAAGATCAAGAAGGGCAGCAAGATCATCCGCTATTTCGGGCCGATGCTCGATTCGAAGAACAAGAAGCACGACGACATCGACAACAAGTACCTGTTCGAAATCAACAATCGCTGGACCATCGACGGCTCGGTGCGCAAGAACATCGCCCGCTACATCAACCACGCCTGCCGCCCGAATGCCGAGTCCGACGTCAGTTCGCGCAAGCGCAAGGTCGTGATCCGCGCCATCAAGACCATCGAGCCGGGCGAGGAAATCAACTACGATTACGGCACCGACTACTTCAAGATTTTCCTCAAGCCCATCGGCTGCAAGTGCGATCACTGCGAGAAGAAGCGGGCGAAAAAGCGCGCCGAGGCCCGCGCTGAAAAGCTGCGGCTGAAGCTGAAGGCCGAGAAGAAGGCTGCCAAAAAGGCGGATAAGCAGGCGGCCAAGGACGCTCGCAAAAAGAAGGCGGTCGCCAAGGTTACGACGTCGCAGGCGGCAAAGCGGAACACGCTCGGCGGCGTCAAGGCCAACGCGCATGCGCGGGGCACGGGCAAACCGACCAAGACCAAGGCGGCACGGACGAAGCCGCTTGGGCGCGTACAGCCAAAAAGCCCGGCTCGAGCGAAACGCGCCTGA
- a CDS encoding TetR/AcrR family transcriptional regulator: protein MGARNATGREKLPGTATARKKTLPKRLSAKKISPSAAKSVHKPDRDQPYHHGDLHEALLQAAKRVAERDGFNGLTLRAVAREAGVSHAAPAHHFGDVTGLLSELAAIGFQQFSAALGAATCAAASTEAAELGRANAYVAFACDNPCMFQLMFRAERLDHSRPVLQEASKAAFTNLASIVGARRHEEIALDHLTLPQAADVARIWSLVHGFAMLYLDGRLQYILDAAPGITEEMLLAAMLKSH, encoded by the coding sequence ATGGGTGCTCGGAACGCAACAGGGCGGGAGAAACTCCCCGGAACTGCAACGGCGCGAAAAAAAACGCTGCCCAAGCGCCTGTCTGCGAAAAAAATCTCTCCATCTGCGGCCAAATCCGTACACAAACCTGATCGCGACCAGCCCTATCATCACGGCGATTTGCACGAGGCCCTGCTTCAGGCGGCCAAGCGGGTCGCCGAGCGCGACGGGTTCAATGGACTGACCCTGCGGGCGGTGGCGCGGGAGGCGGGCGTGTCGCACGCCGCGCCGGCCCATCACTTCGGCGACGTCACTGGACTGCTCAGCGAACTGGCAGCGATCGGGTTTCAACAATTTTCCGCGGCGCTGGGCGCGGCCACTTGCGCCGCTGCATCGACCGAGGCCGCCGAACTGGGCAGGGCCAATGCCTATGTCGCTTTCGCGTGCGACAACCCCTGCATGTTTCAGTTGATGTTCCGCGCCGAGCGGCTGGATCACAGCAGGCCGGTCCTGCAAGAAGCGTCCAAGGCCGCCTTTACCAACCTGGCCAGCATTGTCGGCGCCCGCCGCCATGAAGAGATTGCGCTTGATCATCTGACGCTGCCGCAAGCCGCCGACGTCGCGCGAATCTGGTCGTTGGTCCATGGCTTCGCCATGCTGTATCTGGATGGCCGGCTTCAATACATTCTGGATGCCGCGCCGGGCATCACCGAGGAGATGCTGCTGGCTGCGATGCTCAAGTCGCATTGA